A single window of Paenibacillus sp. SYP-B4298 DNA harbors:
- a CDS encoding M24 family metallopeptidase produces the protein MSEYLERRHSALREAERKAVELFKAIEEKNIIRSNRTEKQINREIYDLAFQMYGIKKYWHKRIVRSGKNTLCPYEENPPNLTVLEDDIIFLDFGPIFEDWEADFGRTYVIGEDGNKLKLLDDIEKVWDEGKAYFQSQPNITGSELFSYITGLARKYGWELGGSHAGHLIGEFPHEQIQGDEVENYIHTNNKTIMRAPDPNGHPRDWILEVHLIDRNLGIGGFFEQLLTVD, from the coding sequence ATGAGTGAATATTTGGAGAGAAGACACTCGGCATTAAGAGAGGCTGAAAGGAAAGCAGTGGAGCTTTTCAAGGCAATCGAAGAAAAAAATATAATACGAAGTAATAGAACCGAGAAACAAATAAATCGTGAAATATATGATTTAGCATTCCAGATGTATGGGATCAAGAAATATTGGCATAAACGTATTGTTCGCTCAGGTAAGAACACGTTGTGCCCATATGAAGAAAATCCGCCCAATCTGACAGTTCTTGAAGATGATATAATCTTTCTTGATTTTGGTCCTATTTTTGAGGATTGGGAGGCTGATTTCGGTCGAACCTATGTCATTGGAGAAGATGGCAATAAGCTGAAGCTATTAGATGACATTGAAAAAGTCTGGGATGAAGGGAAAGCGTATTTTCAATCCCAGCCGAATATTACTGGCAGTGAACTCTTTTCCTACATTACTGGTCTTGCACGAAAGTATGGTTGGGAACTCGGAGGATCTCATGCCGGTCATCTGATCGGCGAATTTCCTCATGAACAAATTCAAGGTGATGAAGTTGAGAATTATATTCATACTAATAATAAGACCATCATGAGAGCTCCTGATCCAAACGGTCATCCACGTGATTGGATTCTAGAGGTTCACTTAATCGATAGGAATCTGGGCATCGGAGGGTTCTTCGAACAGTTGCTAACCGTTGACTAG
- a CDS encoding response regulator transcription factor: protein MLKVMVIEDELTLRKGLVWTTPWDTFGCEVVGECADGREGAELIRKLQPDIVVTDIRMPGLTGIEMMQEVRTVVDTEFIFITGYSDFKYAKAAIDLGAQGFILKPIDDEELEAILLKAADAVRRKKRYDLAMATQASGIPELYGRLASYENGRPNDRYLQAAIDYINCHIERNFSLKDIADHLYISESYLSKLFKSKTSYTFLEYCTHHRLKKAADLLTDPAIKVYEVAERVGYPDSRYFSTLFKKWTGLTPTEFRSYYMQE from the coding sequence GTGCTCAAGGTGATGGTCATTGAAGATGAGCTGACATTGCGCAAGGGGCTGGTATGGACGACGCCCTGGGATACCTTCGGCTGTGAGGTCGTTGGGGAGTGCGCAGATGGAAGGGAGGGAGCGGAGCTGATTCGCAAGCTGCAGCCAGACATTGTCGTCACCGACATTCGTATGCCAGGCTTGACTGGCATCGAGATGATGCAGGAGGTGCGGACAGTGGTGGATACGGAATTCATCTTCATTACGGGCTACAGCGACTTCAAGTATGCCAAGGCCGCCATCGACCTGGGTGCGCAAGGCTTCATCCTCAAGCCGATCGATGATGAGGAGCTGGAGGCGATCCTGCTCAAGGCGGCGGACGCTGTGCGCCGCAAGAAGCGTTACGATCTGGCGATGGCGACACAAGCGTCCGGCATCCCCGAGCTCTACGGAAGGCTGGCTTCCTATGAGAATGGACGACCCAATGACCGTTACCTGCAAGCGGCCATCGACTATATCAACTGCCATATCGAGCGCAATTTCTCGCTCAAGGATATTGCTGATCATCTGTACATTAGCGAGAGCTACCTGAGCAAGCTGTTCAAGAGCAAGACCTCCTACACCTTCTTGGAATATTGCACGCATCATCGGCTCAAAAAAGCAGCCGACCTGCTCACTGACCCCGCCATCAAAGTATACGAGGTCGCCGAGCGGGTCGGCTATCCCGACTCACGCTATTTCAGCACACTATTCAAGAAATGGACCGGCCTCACCCCGACCGAGTTTCGCAGCTATTATATGCAGGAATAG
- a CDS encoding glycosyltransferase family 2 protein: MKASIVIPTFNNRELIEPCLLSLNHQILDSSIHFEVIVVDDGSTDGTGSLIASLDLNYELRYSYINRKSGSSRSQARNIGINLAQGDVIIFLDGDQVVDLGFVKEHLRIHQVRDDLAVIGLRKYLSKGKVDIDKIRSGLITDALPRVEQHDERWNLLNRFSENLFNIKTAWHLFMTCNVSVRKEHLVAVGCLDEGFLNWGLEDCELGYRLSQIGIKFVYGRNALVYHQYHASDFDEKRYLEWLENFKYFQSKHPVIEVAAQNALIDFFDPKVRKSWLSCYLRFEFAIRAIKGRIPEAQKISILEVTAQEEINIIDLIKAEAAKGNVVVIDESDQDHLDIEVQCLEPQNEILYFKASDDKRKLEIYQLLINQGVYPHLNIINKGRY; encoded by the coding sequence TTGAAGGCAAGTATTGTCATACCCACTTTTAATAATAGAGAATTAATTGAGCCATGTTTATTATCTTTAAACCATCAGATACTTGACTCCTCAATTCATTTCGAGGTTATTGTAGTCGATGATGGGTCGACAGATGGTACCGGCTCTTTAATAGCCTCATTGGATCTCAACTATGAGCTGCGTTATTCCTATATTAATCGAAAATCAGGATCGTCCCGTTCTCAAGCAAGGAATATAGGAATTAATTTGGCCCAGGGAGATGTAATTATTTTTCTGGACGGAGATCAGGTTGTTGACCTGGGGTTTGTAAAAGAGCATTTGCGAATCCACCAAGTAAGGGATGATCTTGCCGTTATTGGTCTGAGGAAGTATCTATCCAAAGGGAAAGTTGATATTGATAAGATACGGTCTGGATTGATCACTGATGCACTACCCAGAGTAGAGCAACATGATGAAAGGTGGAATTTATTGAATAGATTCTCAGAGAATCTATTCAATATAAAAACGGCATGGCATCTATTTATGACTTGTAACGTTTCAGTACGTAAAGAGCATCTCGTTGCCGTGGGTTGCTTGGACGAAGGTTTTTTAAACTGGGGGCTAGAGGACTGTGAACTGGGATATAGACTTTCACAAATCGGTATAAAGTTTGTTTATGGTAGAAATGCATTGGTTTACCATCAGTATCATGCATCAGATTTTGATGAAAAGAGGTATTTGGAATGGCTGGAGAATTTCAAATATTTCCAATCCAAGCATCCAGTTATAGAGGTCGCAGCACAGAATGCTTTGATCGATTTTTTTGATCCTAAGGTCAGAAAATCGTGGCTTAGTTGCTATCTCCGTTTTGAGTTTGCCATACGGGCAATAAAAGGGCGCATACCTGAAGCTCAAAAAATTAGTATTTTAGAAGTGACTGCCCAAGAAGAGATTAATATCATTGATTTAATTAAAGCAGAAGCTGCTAAGGGAAATGTTGTTGTAATTGATGAAAGCGACCAAGATCACTTAGACATCGAAGTCCAATGCCTTGAACCTCAGAACGAAATACTATATTTTAAAGCCTCAGATGATAAGAGAAAACTCGAAATCTATCAACTATTAATCAACCAAGGTGTATATCCTCATTTAAATATTATTAATAAAGGGAGATACTAG
- a CDS encoding inositol monophosphatase family protein — protein sequence MHAMMIETVSLVLQCGEYVRNACKHLKIEEKGFANYVTNIDMSVQHQLEEGLSALSPESAFISEENADNDYGASGSRWIVDPIDGTTNLIHGYPHVAISVAHYSPGQRFGIIYNPFNGELFTALSGQGAFLNGQPLHVSEHTALEQCIIGFGLPYDRAKSAPMLAAVGKVYAACQDMKRKGPASLDLAYVAAGRLDGYFEQDLKIWDIAAGLVLLEEAGGQASDWQGNKLDANLAITDLAASNGAIQLELLQRL from the coding sequence ATGCATGCTATGATGATAGAAACCGTCTCTCTCGTCCTTCAATGCGGCGAATATGTCCGCAATGCTTGCAAGCATCTGAAGATTGAGGAGAAGGGCTTTGCCAACTACGTGACCAACATCGATATGAGCGTCCAGCATCAACTGGAGGAAGGGCTGTCCGCCCTGTCTCCCGAAAGCGCATTCATCTCCGAGGAAAATGCAGACAACGATTACGGAGCGAGCGGCTCGCGCTGGATTGTCGACCCGATCGACGGCACGACGAATCTCATTCACGGCTACCCGCATGTTGCCATCTCGGTCGCCCACTACAGCCCGGGGCAACGCTTCGGCATCATCTATAACCCGTTCAACGGCGAGCTGTTCACTGCGCTTAGCGGGCAGGGCGCCTTCCTGAACGGCCAGCCGCTGCACGTGTCCGAGCATACCGCGCTGGAGCAATGCATCATCGGCTTCGGCCTGCCCTATGACCGCGCCAAGAGCGCGCCGATGCTCGCCGCAGTCGGCAAGGTCTATGCCGCTTGCCAGGACATGAAGCGCAAGGGGCCCGCCTCGCTCGATCTGGCCTATGTCGCCGCCGGGCGGCTGGATGGCTACTTCGAGCAGGATCTGAAGATCTGGGACATCGCTGCCGGCCTGGTGCTGCTGGAGGAGGCGGGCGGGCAAGCCAGCGACTGGCAAGGGAACAAGCTGGATGCCAATCTGGCCATCACTGATCTCGCCGCCAGCAATGGGGCGATTCAGCTGGAGCTGCTGCAGCGGCTCTGA
- a CDS encoding lysine N(6)-hydroxylase/L-ornithine N(5)-oxygenase family protein translates to MPKQEDKYIKDNIMGSNKKIHDVIGVGLGPFNLSLAVAIQEEIETKNEIIEALFLERKREFNWHPDMMIEDTTMQVAFLKDLITMKNPKSKFTFLNYLSEKDRLSSFVNLRDFYPTRMEFTDYYNWAANQVRHQLKFGKEVISVTPQKNQANQVEILKLTVRDISTDRLEEYWTYNLVVATGSIPWSPVGNIQGRNVFHTADFLKYIKEYPEAEKEYKFVVVGSGQSAAEVVQYLLKNYKNAEITATMRQFAYRPIDASEFVNELYDPNAIDFFYNLPLDKRSELLKTYRHTNYASIDSEIISSIYKIVYSEKVIGKYRMNFKSFTELHGVEVQENGVIVKLNNLIDGTTASLVADAIILATGYYRNPDIPILDKLKEYFVKDDDGKNKINRDYSYVTSPQMLPGIFIQGFCEETHGVSDTNLSNASHRAADILNSILLKRSKYGYNYIDFTNLLQVGD, encoded by the coding sequence ATGCCTAAACAGGAAGACAAATATATTAAAGATAACATTATGGGTAGTAATAAGAAAATTCATGATGTAATAGGCGTTGGGCTGGGGCCTTTTAATTTATCATTGGCAGTAGCCATCCAGGAAGAGATTGAAACCAAAAATGAGATTATAGAGGCTTTATTCCTAGAACGAAAACGAGAATTTAATTGGCATCCTGATATGATGATTGAAGATACGACCATGCAGGTTGCATTTCTGAAAGATCTGATCACCATGAAAAATCCAAAAAGTAAATTCACTTTTTTGAATTATTTGTCCGAAAAAGATCGATTAAGTAGCTTTGTTAATTTAAGAGATTTTTATCCTACAAGAATGGAGTTTACAGATTATTATAATTGGGCAGCAAACCAGGTAAGACATCAACTGAAATTCGGGAAGGAAGTTATTAGTGTAACGCCGCAAAAAAACCAGGCTAATCAAGTGGAAATCTTGAAATTAACTGTCAGGGATATCTCTACTGATCGTTTGGAGGAATATTGGACATACAATTTAGTTGTAGCTACAGGTTCAATTCCATGGAGCCCTGTGGGCAATATTCAAGGTCGAAATGTATTTCACACAGCAGACTTTTTAAAATACATAAAAGAATATCCAGAAGCGGAAAAGGAGTATAAATTTGTTGTAGTGGGCTCAGGCCAAAGTGCAGCCGAAGTTGTTCAGTATCTATTGAAAAATTATAAGAATGCAGAAATAACGGCGACCATGAGACAATTTGCGTATAGGCCTATTGACGCCAGTGAATTTGTTAACGAATTGTACGATCCTAATGCTATCGATTTCTTTTATAACTTGCCTCTGGATAAAAGATCAGAATTGCTCAAAACATACCGTCACACAAACTATGCGTCAATTGATAGCGAGATAATTAGCAGTATCTATAAAATCGTTTACAGTGAAAAAGTGATAGGTAAATATCGAATGAATTTCAAATCATTTACTGAATTGCATGGAGTAGAGGTACAAGAAAACGGAGTGATAGTAAAGCTGAATAATTTAATTGATGGAACAACCGCATCATTAGTTGCTGATGCGATCATTCTGGCTACAGGCTATTATCGGAACCCGGATATTCCTATTCTCGACAAGCTTAAGGAATACTTTGTGAAAGATGATGATGGGAAAAATAAAATAAATCGTGACTATAGTTATGTTACGTCTCCTCAAATGTTGCCTGGGATATTTATTCAAGGTTTTTGTGAAGAAACCCATGGAGTATCCGATACAAATTTATCAAATGCCTCACACCGCGCCGCAGATATTTTAAATTCAATATTGCTAAAAAGATCTAAATATGGGTATAATTATATAGATTTTACAAATCTATTACAAGTAGGCGATTAG
- the lysA gene encoding diaminopimelate decarboxylase — protein sequence MYLHGTSRVNEKGHLEIAGCDAVELAQKYGTPLYVYDEQLIRSKIRSFIDAFKRNDIPFQVAYASKALSTVAMCQIASEEGLCLDVVSGGELYTALKAGFPSSRIHFHGNNKTVDEITMALDAQIGCFVVDNLYELHLLNQLATEKGKEVSILLRLSPGVEAHTHEYIQTGQQDSKFGFDIISGQAIDAVGKTMELEYLKLLGFHCHIGSQIFETEGFTLASKRFLQIVEEVKNKYEFEIKVINLGGGFGIRYVDGDNPLPLESYVDAIVQTVKMECIGKNLKIPEIWVEPGRSIVGDAGTTLYTIGSSKNIPGIRKYVAVDGGMSDNVRPALYQARYDAFIANRVNDEPNELVSIAGKCCESGDMLIYDIELPEPKTGEILAVSCTGAYGYSMASNYNRIVRPGVVFVKDGKSAVVVKRETYDQIVQNDNEINYEEFTCPLSG from the coding sequence ATGTATTTACATGGTACTAGTAGGGTCAATGAAAAGGGACATTTGGAAATCGCCGGGTGCGATGCGGTTGAACTGGCTCAAAAATATGGCACTCCTCTATATGTTTATGATGAGCAGTTGATCAGATCTAAAATCCGTTCATTTATTGATGCTTTTAAAAGGAATGATATTCCATTTCAAGTTGCCTACGCTTCTAAAGCTTTATCTACAGTTGCAATGTGTCAAATTGCAAGTGAAGAAGGACTATGCTTGGATGTGGTATCTGGAGGCGAACTTTACACCGCTTTAAAAGCGGGATTTCCATCGTCAAGAATACATTTTCACGGCAATAATAAAACAGTCGATGAAATTACCATGGCTTTGGATGCCCAAATTGGATGTTTTGTAGTGGATAATTTGTATGAACTTCATTTACTTAATCAATTGGCAACAGAAAAGGGAAAGGAAGTATCTATTTTGCTTCGTCTCTCTCCTGGTGTTGAAGCACATACTCATGAATATATTCAAACGGGACAGCAAGATTCAAAGTTTGGTTTTGATATTATCAGTGGTCAAGCGATTGATGCGGTTGGGAAAACTATGGAATTAGAGTATCTCAAACTGCTTGGTTTCCATTGTCACATTGGATCTCAAATATTTGAAACTGAGGGGTTTACACTTGCAAGTAAAAGGTTCCTCCAGATCGTTGAGGAAGTAAAGAATAAGTACGAATTCGAAATTAAGGTGATAAATCTCGGAGGAGGCTTCGGGATTAGATATGTGGACGGCGACAATCCACTACCGCTAGAGAGTTATGTTGATGCGATTGTACAGACGGTTAAAATGGAGTGCATAGGAAAGAATTTGAAAATTCCTGAGATATGGGTGGAGCCGGGAAGAAGTATAGTCGGAGATGCCGGAACCACTCTATATACGATAGGATCTTCGAAGAATATTCCAGGAATACGTAAATACGTTGCTGTAGATGGCGGGATGAGCGACAATGTCAGACCAGCACTGTATCAGGCTAGATATGATGCGTTTATAGCTAACCGAGTGAATGATGAACCTAATGAATTGGTTTCAATCGCTGGTAAGTGCTGTGAAAGCGGAGATATGTTAATCTATGATATAGAACTTCCTGAACCCAAAACAGGCGAAATATTGGCGGTAAGTTGCACTGGGGCATACGGCTATTCGATGGCAAGTAATTATAATCGAATTGTGCGTCCTGGAGTGGTATTCGTTAAGGATGGTAAGTCTGCTGTGGTAGTTAAGAGAGAAACCTACGATCAAATTGTGCAAAACGATAATGAGATTAATTATGAAGAATTTACCTGCCCTCTGTCAGGTTGA
- a CDS encoding glycosyltransferase: protein MSQTKKGTIFVGMSSGFGPLPMIMPIVKKLEERGFEVICNIAEDSAIVLKRAGFTHYDEIPVLELPDNLSPKGPKWYDLDHYWGRWGYLDFNYVRASVLSYIGAIQKMKPDLIIAQFSPPTTIAARFLGIPLISMTQACFHPGCRGGRVGWWEEQPEEYRRTSLVVNEVLASFNLDPINKMEELNVGDITIIPSFQEFDPTEDDDAVYIGPLLWEGPKQHGAEFAFKSNDKNRIFVYTGNLHDSAGPSGLTILKNTVEALNHTEFEVIISTGVGQKLEEAPYTAPNITLTDWVSANDLIKECDLMIHHGGHGSIMLSLLNEVPSIAIPTFSEREYNARQLKDLGAGDYILPNELTPDKLVLQIRAILGNPEIKQAASYWANEVKNRNYGGEEQAAELISRKLAKFS, encoded by the coding sequence ATGAGCCAAACTAAAAAAGGAACTATATTTGTCGGTATGAGTTCAGGGTTCGGTCCTTTGCCAATGATTATGCCTATTGTGAAAAAACTAGAAGAAAGAGGATTTGAGGTTATTTGCAACATAGCTGAAGATAGTGCAATCGTTCTTAAAAGAGCAGGTTTTACACATTATGATGAAATACCGGTGTTAGAGCTTCCTGATAATTTATCTCCAAAAGGACCGAAATGGTATGACTTAGACCATTATTGGGGGAGATGGGGATATCTTGATTTCAATTATGTACGAGCCTCTGTTTTGAGTTACATAGGTGCAATACAGAAAATGAAGCCCGACTTGATTATTGCACAATTTAGTCCCCCTACTACGATAGCGGCAAGGTTTCTTGGTATACCTTTAATCTCCATGACGCAAGCTTGCTTCCATCCAGGTTGCCGAGGAGGAAGGGTTGGATGGTGGGAAGAGCAACCAGAAGAATATCGAAGGACTAGTCTTGTCGTAAATGAGGTTTTAGCGAGCTTCAACCTTGACCCAATCAATAAAATGGAGGAATTAAATGTTGGAGATATAACCATTATACCTAGTTTCCAAGAGTTCGATCCTACTGAAGATGATGATGCAGTCTATATAGGACCACTTCTTTGGGAAGGACCGAAGCAGCATGGGGCAGAGTTTGCTTTTAAGTCGAATGATAAGAATCGAATATTTGTATATACTGGTAATTTGCATGATTCAGCAGGACCCTCTGGTCTTACCATATTGAAAAATACAGTGGAGGCGCTCAACCATACAGAGTTTGAGGTTATTATTTCCACAGGTGTTGGGCAAAAGCTCGAAGAGGCTCCGTATACAGCCCCCAATATCACCTTAACAGACTGGGTATCCGCTAATGATTTGATTAAAGAGTGCGATCTGATGATTCATCACGGGGGCCACGGAAGTATTATGCTTAGTTTGCTTAATGAGGTCCCCTCAATAGCTATTCCGACTTTCTCAGAAAGAGAGTACAATGCCAGGCAATTAAAAGATCTCGGGGCGGGGGACTATATTTTGCCTAATGAATTGACACCCGACAAGCTTGTCTTACAAATTAGAGCGATACTCGGGAACCCGGAAATAAAACAAGCGGCTTCCTATTGGGCGAATGAAGTGAAAAATAGGAACTACGGAGGAGAAGAACAAGCAGCTGAACTTATAAGCAGAAAATTGGCCAAATTTTCCTAA
- a CDS encoding ABC transporter permease translates to MSKPVISPPERSARSGLKLRLPSFWLLVIIILLALMILFLVYPFSSLFLKSLYHPETGKLSLIHFQEFFQTKYYLDTLKHSLTVSAVTTLLATLIGVPLAYVMTRFNVWGKAAINIMIILSLLSPPFIGAYSWILLLGRNGFVTRMFEQIGITLPTIYGFYGMILVFTLKLFPFVYLYVAGALSNMDSSLEEAAENLGMSRMRKLLTLTFPVIMPTISAGALVVFMTSLADFGTPLLIAEGYKVLPVVVYEEYMSDIGGNVYLASTLSTVIVLCALLVLFVQKYAISRKNYRMSALRPPAVQKLQPLGRTLLTAAAFLISLFAVTPQIVVFITSFIKTRGPLFVSGFSLDSYRTIGFKLARNIGNTFYFASIAILIMIIVGLLLSYVVVRRKSWVTSLLDSLAMFPYVIPGSVLGIGLVMAFNKGPLMLTGTAAIIIIAYVIRKLPFILRSSTAILYQIDPSIEEASISLGVPPMRTFFKTTAFLMLPGLFAGAILSWVQTINELSSTIILFSGQTGTISVAIFTEIFKDSFGTAAALASILSAATVVSLLLFNKFSGGRSVLM, encoded by the coding sequence ATGAGCAAGCCCGTCATCTCTCCGCCGGAACGCTCCGCGCGCTCCGGTCTGAAGCTGAGACTGCCCTCCTTCTGGCTTCTCGTCATTATTATTTTGCTGGCGCTGATGATTCTGTTTCTGGTCTACCCGTTCTCCTCGCTTTTCCTCAAGAGTCTGTATCACCCGGAGACGGGCAAGCTGTCGCTCATTCACTTTCAGGAATTTTTTCAGACCAAATATTATTTGGATACCTTGAAGCACAGCCTGACCGTATCGGCTGTCACGACGTTACTGGCTACCTTGATCGGGGTGCCGCTCGCCTATGTGATGACGCGCTTCAACGTGTGGGGCAAGGCGGCAATCAATATTATGATTATTCTGTCGCTGCTCTCGCCGCCCTTCATTGGCGCCTATTCCTGGATATTGCTGCTCGGGCGCAATGGCTTCGTCACCCGGATGTTCGAGCAGATCGGCATTACACTGCCGACCATCTACGGCTTCTATGGCATGATTCTTGTCTTCACGCTCAAGCTGTTCCCCTTCGTCTATCTGTACGTTGCCGGAGCGCTTAGCAATATGGACAGCTCACTAGAGGAGGCGGCTGAGAATCTGGGCATGTCCCGCATGCGCAAGCTGCTGACGCTTACCTTCCCGGTCATTATGCCTACGATCAGCGCTGGTGCGTTGGTGGTCTTCATGACCTCACTGGCCGACTTCGGGACGCCCCTGCTGATCGCCGAGGGCTATAAGGTACTGCCGGTCGTGGTCTACGAGGAGTATATGAGCGACATCGGCGGCAATGTCTATCTGGCGAGCACGCTCAGTACGGTGATTGTCCTGTGTGCGCTGCTGGTGCTGTTCGTGCAGAAGTATGCCATTTCGCGCAAGAACTATCGCATGAGCGCGCTGCGCCCGCCTGCTGTGCAGAAGCTGCAGCCGCTTGGGCGCACGCTGCTGACAGCCGCCGCGTTCCTGATCTCATTGTTCGCGGTTACGCCGCAGATCGTGGTCTTCATCACCTCCTTCATCAAGACGCGCGGGCCCTTGTTCGTCAGCGGCTTCAGTCTTGATAGCTACAGGACGATTGGCTTCAAGCTGGCGCGCAATATCGGCAACACGTTCTATTTCGCCAGCATCGCCATCCTGATCATGATTATTGTCGGACTTCTGCTCTCCTACGTGGTTGTGCGGCGCAAATCATGGGTGACGTCGCTGCTCGATTCCCTGGCGATGTTCCCGTATGTCATCCCCGGCTCCGTGCTGGGCATCGGGCTGGTCATGGCCTTCAACAAAGGCCCGCTGATGCTGACGGGCACGGCAGCGATCATCATCATCGCCTATGTCATCCGCAAGCTGCCATTCATCCTGCGCTCCAGCACGGCGATTCTGTATCAGATCGATCCGAGCATTGAGGAGGCCTCGATTAGTCTGGGGGTGCCGCCGATGCGCACATTTTTCAAGACGACCGCATTCCTCATGCTGCCCGGCCTGTTCGCCGGTGCCATCCTGAGCTGGGTACAGACGATTAATGAGCTCAGCTCGACGATTATTCTGTTCTCTGGACAGACAGGCACCATCTCGGTCGCGATCTTTACTGAAATCTTCAAGGACAGCTTCGGCACGGCCGCCGCGCTGGCCTCCATCTTGTCGGCAGCGACTGTCGTTTCCCTGCTGCTGTTCAACAAGTTTTCCGGCGGCCGCAGCGTGCTGATGTAA
- a CDS encoding cache domain-containing sensor histidine kinase codes for MNRPISFYSKLLLFFLLVSVIPLLIIGAITYGFSKRFFQEQYSMQTQQKVAAISERFDLLAEEYRTILGTLSDLPEARQALISGDDHQRKNIEQRMHLLLAGKKHKPALYIIRADGSLHFSTSPLPAMYYPQKHRGWGIFRTAHRQEGEMQVYPQTYEAPGRGRVVLSLVQTVHSSSGAVLGYMIVDVTRSHLLDLISADDTPYAMDFIVIDEHGFTLVDTRYPEREGTLRRAADEPGGNWLSQSALSTGLTLRTVAFSPDTLVRQSIGYIQLLFVIAGLISLLICVYCAYRISKYVFKPVNELAYAMKRITMGDLSTRIESNRKDEFGIVGSGFNSMVSQIIDLIASAKEEEQRLRIAEMKALQAQLNPHFIYNTLDLIKWNAKLNKTKEVNLIVVQLAKLLRGMIHVDEEETTLGAEMDLIENYLYIQRIRFEDRLFLDIRVDPGIRDARIPRLLLHPLVENAIVHGFENQSGNVYLSISAVAADQEIEFEVADNGAGIPPELLERIRGGQHQDGIGISNVHKRIQLYYGEACGLSIESAPGQGTRISFRAPYRRFDERSEASAQGDGH; via the coding sequence ATGAACCGACCCATCAGCTTCTACTCCAAGCTGCTCCTCTTCTTCCTGCTGGTCAGTGTCATTCCGCTGCTCATTATCGGCGCGATCACCTATGGCTTCTCCAAGCGCTTCTTTCAAGAGCAATATAGCATGCAGACTCAGCAGAAGGTGGCCGCCATCTCGGAGCGGTTCGACCTGCTGGCTGAAGAGTACCGCACCATCCTTGGCACACTCAGCGATCTGCCGGAGGCTAGGCAAGCGCTGATCAGCGGCGATGACCACCAGCGCAAAAACATCGAGCAGCGCATGCATCTGCTGCTCGCGGGCAAGAAGCACAAGCCCGCGCTCTATATCATCCGCGCAGATGGCAGCCTGCACTTCTCCACCAGCCCCCTGCCCGCCATGTATTATCCGCAGAAGCATCGCGGCTGGGGAATCTTCCGCACGGCTCATCGCCAGGAAGGGGAGATGCAGGTCTACCCCCAGACGTATGAGGCGCCAGGGCGCGGAAGGGTCGTCCTCAGTCTGGTGCAGACGGTGCATAGCAGCTCGGGGGCGGTGCTGGGCTATATGATCGTCGATGTCACGCGCAGCCATCTGCTTGATCTGATCAGTGCAGATGATACCCCCTACGCGATGGACTTTATCGTCATCGACGAGCACGGGTTCACGCTAGTCGATACCCGCTACCCCGAGCGGGAGGGCACGCTGCGCCGCGCCGCTGATGAGCCGGGCGGCAACTGGCTGTCGCAGAGCGCCCTGTCCACCGGACTTACGCTGCGCACGGTTGCCTTTTCCCCGGATACGCTGGTGAGACAGAGCATCGGCTACATTCAACTGCTCTTCGTCATCGCCGGGCTGATCAGTCTGCTCATCTGCGTCTATTGCGCCTACAGAATATCGAAGTACGTCTTCAAGCCGGTGAACGAGCTGGCCTATGCGATGAAGCGCATTACGATGGGCGATCTGTCCACGCGGATCGAGTCGAACCGCAAGGATGAATTCGGCATCGTCGGCAGCGGCTTTAATTCGATGGTCTCACAGATTATCGACCTGATCGCCAGCGCCAAGGAGGAGGAGCAGCGGCTGAGGATCGCGGAGATGAAGGCGCTGCAGGCACAGTTGAACCCGCATTTTATCTACAATACGCTCGATCTGATCAAGTGGAATGCGAAGCTGAATAAGACCAAGGAGGTCAATCTTATCGTCGTCCAGTTGGCAAAGCTGCTTCGCGGCATGATTCATGTGGATGAGGAGGAGACGACGCTCGGCGCGGAGATGGACTTGATCGAGAACTACCTGTACATTCAGCGAATTCGCTTCGAGGACCGGCTATTTCTGGACATTCGTGTCGATCCCGGCATCCGCGACGCTCGCATCCCGCGGCTGCTGCTCCATCCGCTCGTCGAGAACGCTATTGTTCACGGCTTCGAGAATCAGAGCGGCAACGTCTATCTCAGCATCTCCGCAGTCGCGGCAGATCAGGAAATCGAGTTTGAGGTTGCGGATAACGGCGCTGGCATCCCGCCAGAGCTGCTGGAGCGCATCCGGGGCGGACAGCATCAGGATGGGATTGGCATCAGCAACGTTCATAAGCGTATTCAGCTCTACTATGGCGAAGCCTGCGGGCTGAGTATCGAGAGCGCGCCAGGTCAAGGGACACGCATCAGCTTCCGCGCGCCCTACCGGAGATTCGACGAGAGGAGTGAAGCTAGTGCTCAAGGTGATGGTCATTGA